The Terriglobales bacterium sequence CAGGCGAGGTGGATCCTCGACCACTGGGAGGACATGCTTCCAAAATTCGTCCAGGTATTCCCGCACGAATACAAGCGCGTGCTCGGAATACCGCGAGTGCCAACAGGCCTGATCGTGGCCGAAGCCAAGAAAGCCGAGATTGCGCAGCCGGTGAGGGGGCAGGTGAGCGGTGGGTAAAGTCACAGGTTTTAAGGAATATACCCGAGAGGTTCCGGTACGCCGCGCCGTCGAAGAGCGTGTGAACGACTACTTTGAAGTCTATCAACCGTTTTCCGACGACAAAGTGCGCGCACAAGCGGCACGCTGCATGGATTGCGGCATCCCCTTTTGCCACACCGGCTGTCCGGTCAACAACATCATTCCTGACTGGAATGACCTTGCTTATCGCGATAGTTGGCAGGAAGCTATTCGCGTGCTGCACTCCACGAATAATTTCCCGGAATTCACCGGACGCATCTGTCCCGCGCCTTGCGAAGCCGCCTGCGTACTCGGCATCAACGAGCCTCCGGTGACGATCAAAGTGATCGAAAAGACCATCGTAGACCGCGCCTGGAACGAAGGATGGATCAAACCCGAACCGCCCGAAACCCGCACTGAAAAACGGGTCGCCATCGTTGGCTCGGGACCGGCAGGTCTCGCCGCAGCCCAGCAATTGAATCGCGCCGGTCACTGGGTCACGGTCTTCGAAAAGGCGGACCGCATCGGCGGCTTGCTGCGCTATGGCATTCCTGATTTCAAGATGGAAAAGAGTGTCCTCGACCGCAGGCTGGAACAGATGGCGGAAGAGGGCGTGCGCTTCCAGACCAAAGCCCACATAGGCGGCGATATTCCTGCATCGGACCTCAGCCAGGAATTTGACGCAATCCTGCTGGCGGGCGGCGCCGAGAATCCCCGGGACCTGAAAGTGCCCGGCCGTGATCTCAAAGGGATCCACTTTGCCATGGAGTTTCTGCCGCAGCAGAACAAGAAGAATGCCGGCGATGATGTCCAGAACCAGATTCTTGCCACGGGCAAGCACGTGGTAATCATCGGCGGCGGCGACACCGGCGCCGACTGCCTGGGCACCAGCCACCGGCAAAAGGCAAAGTCAGTCACGCAGTTCGAGATCATGCCCATGCCGCCCCTGGATCGCGCTTCCAGCACCCCCTGGCCGCTGTGGCCGCTGCAACTGCGTAATGAAAGCTCGCACGAAGAAGGCGGCCTGCGCGATTGGGCCGTCGCAACCTCAAGCTTCACCGGCGAAAACGGCGCAGTGAAGAAGCTGCATGCCGTGCGCGTGGGCTCTCCGCCTAAGTTTGAACCCATGGCGGACACCGATTTCACTTTGGACGCTGAGCTTGTCCTGCTGGCGATGGGCTTCACCGGCCCTGTAAAGCACGGGATGATCGAACAGTTTGGCCTGGAGCTGGATACTCGCGGCAACGTGGCCACCAAGGCAAACTACATGAGTTCTGTACCGGGCATTTTCGCAGCCGGTGACATGCGCCGCGGCCAGTCGCTGGTGGTATGGGCAATTGCCGAAGGCCGCAACGCCGCCAAAGCGGTGGATGAGTACTTGATGGGCAGAACCCACCTGCAGTAGGTTCTTACCATGCAATCTC is a genomic window containing:
- a CDS encoding glutamate synthase subunit beta: MGKVTGFKEYTREVPVRRAVEERVNDYFEVYQPFSDDKVRAQAARCMDCGIPFCHTGCPVNNIIPDWNDLAYRDSWQEAIRVLHSTNNFPEFTGRICPAPCEAACVLGINEPPVTIKVIEKTIVDRAWNEGWIKPEPPETRTEKRVAIVGSGPAGLAAAQQLNRAGHWVTVFEKADRIGGLLRYGIPDFKMEKSVLDRRLEQMAEEGVRFQTKAHIGGDIPASDLSQEFDAILLAGGAENPRDLKVPGRDLKGIHFAMEFLPQQNKKNAGDDVQNQILATGKHVVIIGGGDTGADCLGTSHRQKAKSVTQFEIMPMPPLDRASSTPWPLWPLQLRNESSHEEGGLRDWAVATSSFTGENGAVKKLHAVRVGSPPKFEPMADTDFTLDAELVLLAMGFTGPVKHGMIEQFGLELDTRGNVATKANYMSSVPGIFAAGDMRRGQSLVVWAIAEGRNAAKAVDEYLMGRTHLQ